A single window of Selenomonas sputigena DNA harbors:
- a CDS encoding FeoB-associated Cys-rich membrane protein — MASIIVGAIVAVLLFFALRHVYHNVKAGKEDCCGGSCSGGCGGCGGSCSTGQEK; from the coding sequence ATGGCAAGCATCATTGTCGGCGCAATTGTCGCCGTCCTGCTCTTCTTCGCGCTGCGCCACGTCTATCACAATGTGAAGGCGGGCAAGGAAGACTGCTGCGGCGGAAGCTGCAGCGGCGGCTGCGGAGGCTGCGGCGGCAGCTGCAGCACGGGGCAGGAAAAGTAA
- the fumC gene encoding class II fumarate hydratase, whose translation MEYKIEHDSLGEVRVPKDRYWGAQTQRSFENFPIGTEKMPKEIIRAFAILKKSAAFANATLGRLDEKRRDAIAKAADEILAGDLDGHFPLAVWQTGSGTQSNMNVNEVLANRGNEIAGEKLLHPNDHCNMSQSSNDTFPTAMHIAAVVAIEDKLLPSIDKLASTFERLMKENEGIVKTGRTHLQDAVPISFTQEISGWRAMLKESRAQIEATLPFLKELALGGTAVGTGLNAPEGFAEEVARVVSDITGLDFRTAPNKFHALSAKDEMVFAHGALKGLATNLMKIANDVRWLASGPRCGLGEITIPSNEPGSSIMPGKVNPTQCESATMVAVQVMANDAAVAIAASQGNFELNVYMPVTIYNFLQSVRLLADSLRSFDERCVSGIKANKEKMHENLHRSLMLVTALNPVIGYEKAAKTAHKAYEENISLKEACVALGFLAPEKFDEVFHPEEMV comes from the coding sequence ATGGAGTACAAGATCGAGCATGATTCTCTCGGAGAGGTTCGCGTACCGAAGGATCGCTATTGGGGGGCACAGACGCAGAGGAGCTTCGAGAATTTCCCCATCGGCACGGAAAAGATGCCGAAGGAGATCATCCGCGCCTTTGCCATCTTGAAGAAGTCGGCGGCGTTTGCCAACGCGACGCTCGGGCGGCTCGACGAGAAGCGCCGTGACGCCATCGCGAAGGCGGCGGACGAAATCCTCGCGGGTGATCTGGACGGGCACTTCCCGCTCGCCGTGTGGCAGACGGGCAGCGGCACGCAGTCGAACATGAACGTCAACGAGGTGCTGGCGAATCGCGGCAATGAGATTGCGGGCGAGAAGCTTCTGCATCCGAACGACCATTGCAATATGTCGCAAAGCTCGAACGACACGTTCCCGACGGCAATGCACATCGCCGCCGTCGTCGCCATCGAGGACAAGCTCCTGCCGTCGATCGACAAGCTCGCCTCGACCTTCGAGCGTTTGATGAAGGAGAATGAAGGAATCGTCAAGACGGGCAGGACGCATTTGCAGGATGCCGTGCCCATTTCCTTCACGCAGGAGATCAGCGGCTGGCGCGCCATGCTCAAGGAGTCGCGTGCACAGATCGAGGCGACGCTGCCGTTCTTGAAGGAGCTGGCCTTGGGCGGCACGGCGGTCGGCACGGGACTCAATGCGCCCGAGGGCTTTGCCGAGGAAGTCGCACGCGTCGTCAGCGACATCACGGGACTCGATTTCCGTACAGCGCCGAACAAGTTCCACGCGCTCTCGGCGAAGGATGAGATGGTCTTCGCGCACGGCGCCTTGAAGGGGCTGGCGACGAACCTCATGAAGATCGCCAACGATGTGCGCTGGCTCGCGAGCGGCCCGCGCTGCGGCCTTGGCGAGATCACGATCCCGTCGAACGAGCCGGGAAGCTCCATCATGCCGGGCAAGGTCAATCCGACGCAGTGCGAGTCGGCGACGATGGTGGCGGTGCAGGTCATGGCGAACGATGCGGCTGTCGCTATCGCGGCTTCGCAGGGCAATTTCGAGCTGAACGTCTACATGCCCGTGACGATCTACAACTTCCTGCAGTCGGTGCGCCTCCTGGCGGATTCCCTGCGTTCCTTCGATGAGCGCTGCGTATCGGGCATCAAGGCGAACAAGGAGAAGATGCACGAGAATCTGCACCGCTCGCTGATGCTCGTGACGGCGCTGAATCCTGTCATCGGCTACGAGAAGGCGGCGAAGACGGCGCACAAGGCGTACGAGGAGAACATCTCGCTCAAGGAGGCGTGCGTCGCGCTCGGCTTCCTCGCGCCTGAGAAGTTCGACGAGGTCTTCCATCCCGAGGAGATGGTCTAA
- a CDS encoding class I SAM-dependent methyltransferase, translated as MKTKLSGVAETLLIPLWARAEETKRSDALIRDDFAVRLVEQIDYDFAKFARAKHSQTGVAVRSYILDHETKAFIEKQPDAVCINLACGLDTRFYRIDNGQIDWYNLDLPDVMELRQNLLAEAGARIHNLAASVFDSAWLEKVEHEGRPVLILLEGAAMYFSEQEMRSLFAMLAEAFADASMLIEIMPPFLIGQQKRHDSVDTQKAPFQWGVKSGKEIERLHPAITFLKERTLYEGFRSRWGLFGLLSVIPWWNKNCNDKIACLHFAAR; from the coding sequence ATGAAAACAAAGCTCAGCGGTGTAGCGGAAACCTTGCTCATTCCCCTGTGGGCGCGAGCAGAAGAAACGAAGCGCTCAGACGCCTTGATCCGAGACGATTTCGCCGTGCGGCTCGTCGAGCAGATCGACTACGACTTCGCCAAGTTCGCCCGCGCCAAGCACTCGCAAACGGGAGTCGCCGTGCGCAGCTACATCCTCGACCATGAAACAAAGGCATTCATCGAAAAGCAGCCCGATGCGGTATGCATCAATCTCGCCTGCGGTCTCGACACCCGCTTCTACCGCATCGACAACGGACAGATTGATTGGTACAACCTCGACCTGCCCGATGTCATGGAACTGCGCCAAAACTTACTCGCAGAAGCAGGCGCGCGCATTCACAATCTCGCCGCCTCCGTCTTCGATTCCGCCTGGCTAGAAAAAGTCGAGCATGAAGGTCGCCCCGTCCTCATTCTTCTGGAAGGCGCGGCCATGTACTTCAGCGAACAAGAGATGCGCAGTCTCTTCGCCATGCTCGCCGAGGCCTTTGCCGATGCTTCCATGCTCATCGAAATCATGCCGCCTTTTCTCATCGGTCAGCAAAAGCGCCACGATTCCGTAGATACGCAGAAAGCGCCCTTTCAATGGGGCGTAAAAAGCGGCAAGGAGATAGAACGACTCCATCCTGCCATCACCTTCCTCAAGGAGCGAACCCTCTACGAGGGATTCCGCAGCCGCTGGGGCTTGTTCGGACTCCTCTCCGTGATTCCTTGGTGGAACAAGAACTGCAACGACAAGATTGCCTGCCTTCATTTCGCAGCCCGCTGA